The Heliangelus exortis chromosome 31, bHelExo1.hap1, whole genome shotgun sequence DNA segment tagatataaatatagatataaatataaatagaaatctagagatataaatataaatatagatatagaGATATAGATATAAAcgatatagatatagatatagatatagatgatatagatatagatatagatacataaatagatataaatatataaatagatataaatatataaatagatataaatatgtaaatagatATAACTATATAAATAGCTATAAATATAAGGGCTAGCTCCAGCCTGGCTGGATCAGTACCAGCACCCCCCCAGCATGCTCTGAGCTgtcaccagcagctctgccaccccctCAGCCATCCCTGGCCACAGGTTGAGCCGTGGAGCTCTCACCTTGGACCGGTACCAGGTCTCAGCCTCCACCCGGCTCCGGTTGGCGATCTCCTCGTATTGGGCTTTGACCTCTGCGATGATGCTGTCCAGGTCCAGGCAGCGGTTGTTGTCCATGGAGACGATCACAGAGGTGTCAGAAACGCTCTTCTGCACCTGAGCCAGCTCCTGAAAttcaccccagctctgccttcagctctccctgagcagtgtcccagcccttccccaccaCCCCGGGCAGAACCTGACCCACTCACCGCCTGGTAGAGGCACCTCAAGAAGTTGATTTCATCTGCCTGGGAATCCAGTTTTGCCTGGAGTTCCACTTTGCTCATGTAGACCCCATCCACGTCCTGCAGGAGAGGTGAAAACCAGCTTGAGgaaaccccccctcccctccccttgtCTATTAATTAACAACGAGACCTCTGGgcacccccccttccccacgGCACCTCCAAGGGTTGATGTCAACGagtgctcaaaaaaaaaaaaaaaaaaaaaaagagaaaaaaggtgtTCCAAAAGACCAAGAGCCCTTTACCTTTTTCAGGACCACAAAATCGTTCTCAGCAGCTGTCCTTTTGTTTATTTCCTCTTCGTACCTGTTGGGTGTAAGGAGGGAGATGGAATCTGGCTGCTGATTttggctctggctgctgctggcaagCGGAGCCTCTTGGCCTCAGATTAATGAACTCAGCAAAAATAGATCTGCCCAGAGCAAGATTTGTGGCCAGACACCAACACTTTGCCTTTCCAGAGGAGTCCTGgctcctgccacctccagcaAAGAGGAATTCTGACCCTGCCTACGAGACCCAAGGGGCTTCAGGGCCCTTTCCCACTCTCCTTGGGGCAGGCGATGGCTGCAGAGTGGGGGGGATGTTCCCCAGAGCTGAGTCAGCCCCAGCAGGGCTCAGATCTGGTGGATCCTGATAAATCCCAGCCTTGCTTTCCCACCACTTTTTGTGACTCCTTCGCTGGGAAcgtttcacagaatcacagaaaggaTCTTCAAAGATCATCACGGATCCTGCACCACCTCAACCATGAAATCATCTCCCAGAGCACCACATCTGCCcagatttttaacatttccagggctggcaactccaccacctccctgggcaacctgttccaaggTTTGAccaccctttcagtgaagaaatttttcctctgaaCCATTCCTCTGGCTTTTCCAGCTGGACAATTGTGGctaagaaaaacaacagcaggaaaagagccctgctttggctttttttcttcccccacaTCATCTGCCCACAGAAAGCTCCAAGCTTCAAACCATTGAAGGATATTATGGGAAGGAAATCCAGGAGGAAATCCAGGAGGAAATTAGAGGAGGCTTTAGCAACCAATCTAATGAGTTCATTAAATCACAGCTTGATGAGTCCTTAAGTGAGGACGACAAAAGTGAGGAATCTGCTTCAGTGAGCAGCAGAACTCAGACAATAATCCAGATATTGAGAAAACACCTTGAAAAATCACCACCCAGGGTCAGAAGTCTCATGGTGAGCACCTCCCCACAACCTTTTTACGTTTTCTAACAGTCAAAGCAAGTGGAATCCTGGCAATTCTCAtccttctttccatttcctGACCCTTCCAAGTCagcttttatctcttttttttttttctccacccaACCTTGACAGGACCAAGAACAACATACTTGCTCTTGAAGTCTTCCACCATGTCCTGGAAGCTCTTCAGCTCAGTCTGCAGCTGCCCCTTCTCGCTGCTCAGACAATCCAGCTGCTTCCTCAGACCACTGATGTAGGTCTCAAAAAAGGGGTCGAGATTCCTGCCCCCCGTTACTGGGCTTCcttgttcctgcagcagcttccaCTTGGTCTCCAGGACTCGGTTCTGCTGCTCTAGGAACCGGACCTGAGTGATCACAGGGGTGGGTACAAAAAGAGTCAGATTCTTCCCAAAAGCACTttagtgatttttattttttttttccccccacaccccacaggtttttttccatatttctggGGGACTTTGACCTAGCTCCCTGTTCTCCTCTCAGTCCAGGGTCCCACTGGACAAGTGGAGCCCCAGGATGAGTGGGAAATGAGGGTCACCCACCCTCTCCAACCCCACAGCCCCTAAACAGAAGAAACCCAGTGACCTTCAAAGATTTgacacctttttaaaaataaaccaaagcacCCAAAGCACCCACGGGTGGACAGAGCCCATCAGCAGAGCCTCCTCTGAAGATGCTCTGGTCCCACAGCTCAACACCAAGGATCCTGCTCCTTGGTTTCTCCATAACCTTGGCAAAGCCACTTCTCCAGCCACCACCTCCGTGTCTGGAGGGGCTTTTTGGGGTTGGATAGGTACCAGGAAACCAGCAGGAGCCGTGGTGACCCCAGCCCTCCTGCCCCAAGCCCTGGGGGTCTCACCTTGTCGATGAAGGAGGCGAATTTGTCATTGAGCTGCTTCATCTGCTCCCTCTCCTGCGTCCGCACCTTCTGGATCTCGGGGTCGATTTCCAGGTGGAGGGGGGTCAGCAGGCTCTGGTTGATGGTGACTTCCCGGATGCCCCCCGGGGGACAAGGGGGAAAGCTGCCCCCATCGAATCCTCCTCCAAAGCCACCCAAACCACCGGAGATGCCTCCACCAACgccacctccagccccaccaccaTAGCAACCACCGGGCAGGATCCCAGCGCCGTAACCACCGACCCCAAAACCTCTGCTGACCCCAACACCTCCACCAAATCCTCCCAGGGAGATGCTTTTATTCCCTCCCAAGGAATAGaggctcctgctgctgaagCCACCGGCGTTGCAGGgtcccctgccccctgcccggGACACGGAGCTGAAGGAGACTTTGTTCCTCCCTCCAAAGGAAACGGAGTTGGAGCTGAATCCTTTGCCAAGGCTGCAGGACTGACGAGACATGGTGATGGCTCCACAAGAGTCAAGCAGTGAAGAACCAAGTGTTGGCCCAGGAGGAGGTTTGGAGGCAAGAGGAGATGAGTCCTGTGGGTGCAGTGGCTGAGGGCCCCTTTTTTATGTGCTCAAGGAGTTGGCCGGGTGTCAGGGGAGTGgagaggtcttttttttttctttttttttttttgttgtacCCATTGTTTTAGTGGTTGGATGGGTGCCCTCCTCACCGTGCCACCACCGTGACCTCCCTCCAAACACTCCCTCGAGAGCTAAAACCAACAAAGCCATTGTTGGTGTTGGAAAGACAACTCCAAAGCAAATTCTCTTCACCTCAGCTGTCAACTCATCAGCGACCTGCCCGAGCCTCTTACAGCGGTGACAAAGCACCAGA contains these protein-coding regions:
- the LOC139788953 gene encoding keratin, type II cytoskeletal 4-like produces the protein MSRQSCSLGKGFSSNSVSFGGRNKVSFSSVSRAGGRGPCNAGGFSSRSLYSLGGNKSISLGGFGGGVGVSRGFGVGGYGAGILPGGCYGGGAGGGVGGGISGGLGGFGGGFDGGSFPPCPPGGIREVTINQSLLTPLHLEIDPEIQKVRTQEREQMKQLNDKFASFIDKVRFLEQQNRVLETKWKLLQEQGSPVTGGRNLDPFFETYISGLRKQLDCLSSEKGQLQTELKSFQDMVEDFKSKYEEEINKRTAAENDFVVLKKDVDGVYMSKVELQAKLDSQADEINFLRCLYQAELAQVQKSVSDTSVIVSMDNNRCLDLDSIIAEVKAQYEEIANRSRVEAETWYRSKYEELQAKAGKHGDSLKDTKLEITELNRMIQRIRAEIESVKKQCGTVQSSIADAEQRGDLALKDAQTKLNGLEEALQKTKTELARQLRDYQELMNVKLALDVEIATYRKLLEGEECRMSGECQSAVSISVVGGGSSGMCLGGGGIVRGGCNTGGAGVCYSLGGAGFGSGGGFGVGGGFSSLGGGSNSVVGGSGPTLKRTVSSSSTGRGSP